A window of Candidatus Izemoplasma sp. contains these coding sequences:
- a CDS encoding cold-shock protein encodes MTGTVKWFNSEKGFGFITTEDGEDVFAHYSQIQKDGFKSLDEGDTVSFDVEEGQKGPQATNIEVL; translated from the coding sequence ATGACAGGAACAGTAAAATGGTTTAATTCTGAAAAAGGATTCGGATTTATCACTACTGAAGATGGTGAAGATGTATTTGCACATTATTCTCAAATTCAAAAAGATGGATTCAAATCTTTAGATGAAGGAGACACTGTAAGTTTCGATGTTGAAGAAGGCCAAAAAGGTCCTCAAGCAACAAATATCGAAGTTTTATAA
- a CDS encoding L-serine ammonia-lyase encodes MESLRLLYKIGHGPSSSHTMGPERICQSVHNMYHGDKYHVILYGSLSFTGRGHLTDYIIQKTLPNSHVEFSTDIDIPHPNTMDIIVYKHNQLIAQERYFSLGGGSFRRDGDAPKDNMQRYPHQSFSDIKTYCQEQNLTLVEYVYHHEPKIKKHLKTVWNTMQESINQGLHTEGVLPGALNIKRKARSLLYSQQNKVSIQLRLVSAFAYAVSEVNASGGKVVTAPTCGASGVLPSVLYYLKDAHKYNDELIIDALAVAGLIGNIIKHNGSISGAEAGCQAEVGTACSMAAAAYAYLENGDLDVIEYAAEIALEHHLGLTCDPVLGYVQIPCIERNAVAGHRAINAGELAQLLTSTQVVSFDTIVETMIETGRDINASYRETSIGGLAKRFKLIE; translated from the coding sequence ATGGAATCGCTAAGATTATTATATAAAATAGGACATGGTCCAAGTAGTTCTCATACAATGGGGCCAGAACGAATCTGCCAAAGTGTACATAATATGTATCATGGGGATAAGTACCATGTAATATTATATGGATCACTTAGTTTTACGGGACGTGGTCATCTGACAGACTATATCATTCAAAAGACACTTCCTAACAGTCATGTTGAATTTTCAACTGACATTGATATTCCGCATCCCAATACGATGGATATCATTGTTTACAAGCATAATCAGCTAATTGCACAAGAACGTTATTTTAGTCTCGGTGGTGGATCATTTCGTCGTGATGGTGACGCTCCTAAGGACAATATGCAACGATATCCCCATCAGTCTTTTTCAGACATTAAAACTTATTGTCAAGAACAGAACCTTACTTTAGTAGAGTATGTCTATCATCATGAACCTAAGATAAAAAAGCATCTCAAAACGGTTTGGAATACTATGCAAGAAAGCATTAATCAAGGCTTGCATACCGAAGGGGTGTTGCCTGGTGCGTTAAACATTAAACGAAAAGCCCGATCCCTTCTTTACTCACAACAGAATAAAGTCTCAATTCAATTACGCCTTGTCAGCGCATTTGCCTATGCGGTGAGTGAAGTTAACGCAAGTGGTGGCAAAGTCGTTACTGCCCCAACTTGTGGAGCTAGCGGGGTGCTACCAAGTGTTTTATATTATTTAAAAGATGCCCACAAATATAATGATGAGCTTATCATCGATGCGTTAGCAGTGGCTGGATTAATTGGAAATATTATCAAGCATAATGGATCAATTAGTGGTGCCGAAGCTGGCTGTCAAGCTGAAGTTGGCACGGCGTGCTCAATGGCTGCGGCAGCCTATGCGTATTTAGAAAATGGTGACCTTGATGTTATTGAGTATGCTGCTGAAATCGCATTAGAACACCACCTTGGCTTAACCTGTGATCCTGTTCTTGGGTATGTTCAGATTCCTTGCATCGAACGTAACGCAGTGGCGGGGCATAGAGCGATTAATGCGGGTGAGTTAGCACAATTACTCACATCTACTCAAGTCGTCTCATTTGATACTATTGTTGAGACGATGATTGAAACAGGAAGAGATATCAATGCGTCTTACCGGGAAACGAGTATCGGTGGACTCGCTAAACGATTTAAGTTAATTGAATAG